A single window of Athene noctua chromosome 1, bAthNoc1.hap1.1, whole genome shotgun sequence DNA harbors:
- the COA6 gene encoding cytochrome c oxidase assembly factor 6 homolog, producing MSAPTMEERKACWGARDEFWQCLDRHADDASKCEKLRLSFESRCPQQWVKHFDRRRDFLKYKRKLETEGYHPSEDAGKS from the exons ATGTCGGCGCCGACGATGGAGGAGAGGAAGGCCTGCTGGGGGGCCCGGGACGAGTTCTGGCAGTGCTTGGATCGTCACGCGGACGACGCCTCCAAGTGTGAGAAGCTGCGGCTGTCTTTCGAGTCCCGGTGCCCGCAACAGTGG GTTAAACACTTTGATAGAAGaagagactttttaaaatataaaagaaagctTGAAACAGAAGGGTATCATCCTTCAGAAGATGCTGGAAAGTCTTAG